The region GCCGTACGACGTTCCCCCCGCCCCGCCGCCCCCCAGGACCCCGTACCGTCAACGGTTCCTGGGCAGCCTGAGGTGGCGTTCAGCGATGATCTCCCGGAGGATCTCGCTGGTCCCGCCATAGATGGTGCCGACCACCGCCGCCCGGAAGCCCTCCTCGAACCTGCCGTCCGCGGGGGCGCCGGCCGCCTCGGGGGCCAGTACGCCCTCGGCGCCCAGGATGTCGAGGATGTCGCTGGAGTGGCGCTGGGCGGCCTCCGTGGCGAACAGCTTCCACATCGACCCCTCGACACCGGGCAGGTCGCCCTTCTGGGCGCGCCAGCGGTTGCGCAGGGCGAGCAGGCGGGTGACCTCCTCGTCGACCGCCATCCTGCCGATCCGCTCGGCGGCCAGGGGGTCGTCGAGGACCGTCGTCCCGTCGGAGCGTCGCGCGGTGCGTGCCCAGGCGGCCAGATCCCTGACCAGAGATCCGCCGTCCGAACCGGGGCTGGACGCGGAGCGTTCGTGGACCAGCGCCACGTGCATGACGCCCCACCCGCCGTCGACCCCGCCGAGGCGCGCGGAATCCGGGACCCGCACGCCGGCGTAGAACGTGGCGTTGGTGCGCTGCCCGCCGAGCGTGTGGATCGGCTGGATGTCGTACCCGGCGTTGTCGGTCGGCACGAGGAACATCGACAGCCCCTTGTGCTTCGGCGCGTCCGGATTGGTGCGGGCCAGCACGAACACATGGCTGCACAGCTGGGCGGTGCTGGTGAACATCTTCTGGCCGTTGATGACCCACTCGTCGCCGTCCCGGACCGCGGTGGTCTTCGCCGCGGCGACGTCCGAGCCGGAATCGGGCTCGCTGTACCCCAGGGCGATCAGCCGCTCTCCGCGGAGCGCGGCCGGGATGTACTCGCGCTTCTGCTCCTCGGTTCCCACGTGCTCGATGGTGCGCAGCACCATGGAGGTAGTGGACCAGCCGTCGGAGGCGAGCCCCATGCGGCCGAGTTCGTCGAACACGGCCCGGGCGAAGCCGGGATCGACCTCGCTCCCGCCGTACTCGGGCGCCCAGTCGGCCGCGAGGATCCCGTCGCGCGCGAGCAGGGCATGCAGCTCGGCCGTCTGATGCGTGCCGGTGCGGCGCTGTTCCTCCACCCACTCCGGTCGCGTATGAGCCTCGACCCAGGCGCAGGCCGCCTCGCGGTGCGAGGCCAGTTCGTCGAATTCGCGGAAGTCCATCGTCAGCCCGCCCTCTCTGCCGGTGCCTGTGCCGCGCCGAAGACGCGGTGCGCGAGCCGCGCGTACGCCGCGCGGGAGTCGCCCGCGACGAGTGACCAGGCCTTCGCCCGCCGGAAGTAGAGCTGGATGTCGTACTCCAGCGTGTAGCCGTATCCGCCGTGGAAGTGCAGGACCTCCGACGTCGTCTTGAAGGCGGTCTCCGCGGCGAACAGGAAGGCCATGGTCGCCGAGGTGTCGGCCGTGGGCAGGTTCTCGTCCTGTGCCCAGGCCGCCTCGTAGGCCAGCAGGCGGGCGCCGTCGAGGGCGATCGCGTTGTCGGCCAGGCGGTGCTGGATGGTCTGGAACGTGCCGATGAGCACGCCGAACGCCTTGCGTTGCATCACGTAGTCGACGCCGATGGCGAGGGACTTCGAGCCGAGGCCGAAGAGCGCCGCGCCGGTCAGCAGTTCCCACCGGCTCAGGGCGCGGCGATAGGCGCGGACGGCGGCCGGTCCGCGCGCCAGTACCAGGGCGTCTTCCGTGTCGATACGGCAGTCGGCGAGCGGAAGTGCCCCGAGATTGTGGACGGCTCCGCCCGGCGTGGCGGGGCCGCGGTCCGGCTGCTGGAGCAGGAGGAGTTCGTCACCCCGCAGGACGGCCACGAGATCGGCCACCGCGCCCGCCGGAACCAGCCGTGCGAGGTCGCCCGGCGCCGGGCGGAGGGCCAGGGTCGCCAGGAACTCGCCCGCGACGGCGCGTGCGGTGAGGGACTCCAGGCGGGCGTCCGGCTCGCCGGACGACGACGAGCCCGCGTCCGGCGACGAACCTCCGTCGGACAGCGACGCGATGAGGTCGTTCGCCACCGCCGCCTCGATCAGGGGCACCGGAGCGAGGGACTGCCCGAGGCACTCCGCCGCGATGGCCAGTTCCACGAAACCGGCACCGCCGCCACCGAGGTGCTCGGGTACGGCGATCGCGGCGAGCCCCAGGTCGACGACCTTCCGCCACAGCGCCGCGTCGAACCCGAGTGGCTCCGCCGCCCGTACGGCCGCGGTGGACGACTCCTTCTCGAAGAACGTGCGCAATGTGTCGCGAAGCGCCGTCTGGTCGTCCGTGAAGTCCAGGTCCACGAGTCAGTGCCCCCTAGTGAGTGACATAAGTCACATTCTCGGATTCTGGCATATGGCATTCTCACCCACGACGGGGCACTGTGGCCAGGGGGGCGACGCGCAGGCAGAGCTCGCTCACTCCGGGGGCCGTGAGACCTGTACGAGGCCGCACTGGTAGGCGATGACGACCAGTTGGGCGCGGTCCCGGGCGTGGAGTTTGGTCATGGCGCGGTGCACATGGGTGCGGATGGTCAGCGGGCTGACGACGAGTTCCTGGGCGATCTCGGCGTTGGACTTTCCCTCGGCCGCCAGCGCGGTCACCTCTCGCTCGCGGGCGGTGAGAGCCGCCAGTTGTCCGGGAAGCGCCGGCTGGGCGCTGGGTGCGGGGGAGGCGAGGAAGCGGGTGACCAGGGTGTGCGTGGCCCGGGGGGAGAGAAGCGCGTCGCCCGCTGCCACGGTGCGGATGCCGCTCAGGAGTTCGTCCGCAGTGACGTCCTTGCCGAGGAAGCCGCTGGCTCCGGCGCGCAGGGACCGGGCGACGTCCTCGTCGGTCTCGAACGTCGTGAGGATGAGTACGCGGGTGGTGGAGAGGCCGGGGTCGGCGCAGATGGTGGCGGTGGCGGTGAGGCCGTCGGCGCCCGGCATACGGATGTCCATGAGGACGACGTCGGGGCGGTGGGTACGCGCGAGCGAGACCGCTGCCCGGCCGTCGGCGGCCTCGTCGACCACTTCCATGTCGGAGCAGGAGTCGATCAGGATGCGGAACGTCGCCCGCAGCAGGGCTTGGTCGTCCGCGAGCAGGACACGGATGGTCATGGGGGTGAGGTCCTCTTCCGGGCCAAAGGAGCGTGAGGAGGGGAGATCTCCGAGGTCGACGGGCTGTCGTCCGTCGGGATCAACCCTCCCGTCCCCCGGCCGCGCCCACGAGAGAGTGATCTCCCGAACCCCTGGTGCAGTGGGCTACACCACCGGGGTGGAACCACTCACACCTCATACGGAGGGACAGTCGGGGAAGCCCGCGTGTCCGGAATGGGTCCGACCTCCCTGCGCCCGGGCTCGCGCCCGCCTACGCTCGCTCCGTGCTGCGTATCACCGACGCCCGAACGGGCGAGCCCATCGACGCCGTCCCTGCCCGCCGGAGCCTGACCCGCGTCGAGGCGCACGTGGAGCGGGACGATCTGTCCGCACTGCGCGTGCTGCTGGTCGCCGACGTGCTCGCCAGGACCCTGGAACTCGGTGGGACCCCCGTCGTCACCGTGGCCGACCCGCCCCCGGAGCTCCGGGCGCGCGCCGACGCGCTCGGCATCCGCCGGGCCGAGGGCGACCGGAGCGGTGCGGGCCCGGCCCTGCATGTCCTCGCGCCCGGCGCCACCGCCGTGGAGGGCATCCGCGTCGAGGTCGCCCCGGTGCACGGCACGGCCGACCCGGCGCTGCTGAGGATGGTCCTGCTCGCGGCCCCGCGCCGACAGCCCGTCGACTTCGCCACCGCCGACCTCGACGGCGCCCGGGAGACGCTCGCGCGCTGGCGCAAGTCCGTCGCCACCTGGGCCACCCGGCCGTCCAAGCCCGTCCCCGAGCGCGTACGCCAGGAACTGCGCGCCGCGTGGGAGGACGACCTCGACGTACCCGCCGTACTGGAGGTGCTGCGGCGCGTCGAACACGCGGACGACGTGCCGGACGGCGCCCGCTTTGAGACGTACGCCTACGCGGACCGTCTCCTCGGGCTCGAACTCACCCGTGACATCGGGGCGCAGCGGTGATCGCACGCGCCGGAGCGGGCCCGCTGCGCAGACTCGTCGTCCTGCGGCACGCCAAGTCGGCATGGCCGACGGGCGTCGCCGACCACGAGCGGCCCCTCGCCCCGCGTGGCCGCCGCGACGCCCCGGCCGCCGGACGCGCCCTCGCCGAGGCGGACTGTCTGCCGGACCTCGCCCTGTGCTCCACCGCCGTACGCGCCCGCCAGACCTGGGAGTTGGCGGCGCGGCAGTGGGGCACCCCGCCGCCCGTACGGTTCGACCGGCGGCTGTACGGCGCAGAGGTACCGGAGTTGCTGGCGGCCCTGCACGAAGTCCCCGACCGGATCGGGACGTTGCTGCTGATCGGACACAACCCCGGCTTGGAGGAACTCGTGCTCGAACTGGCCGGGGACAGCCTCGACGACGCGCTGGACGACGTACGGACGAAGTTCCCGACCTCCGCGACAGCGGTCCTCGCCTGGCACGGAGACTCCTGGGACGCGCTCGCCCCGGGCACGGCGCTGCTCACGGGCATGACCGTGCCGCGGGGCAAGAAGAAAAACTGACGCGGCGGGAGGGTAAGGAAGCGGGACCGGCGGGCCGGAGGAAGCGTTAGCCCACGTGGATCCGGGGCCTGCGTTCGGGGTCCGGCTCGGCGCGTCGCAGCACTTCGCGGGTGACCGGGGCGACCTCGCCGTCGCCGAAGACGAGGAAGCGGACCAGGTGGCTGAGGGGGTTGCCCTCGGTCCAGTTGAAGTAGGCGTGCGGGACCTGGCCGGTGCGGTCGCGCAGTCGCATCATGACGGCCGCGATGGTGTTGGGCACGGTCGCGCCCTCGACGCGCAGCCTGCGCACCCCGTGCTTCTCGTCGCCGTGCACGGTCAGGTCGGCGGTGAAGTCCGAGGAGTCGGTCACGAACACCTCCAGGAACAGCACGGGACGGCCGTCCGGGATGTGCGTCTGCTCGCGCTGGCTGTACTCCTTGGCGCGATACTCGCGGGTGCTGTGCTCGTGCGGCTCGTTCGCGATCAGCCGCAGCGGTCCGCTCGCCGCGGCCTCGTCGATGAAACGGGCCGCGGCCTCGTCGAACGTGACCTCGGCGGCGCGCAGTTCGAAGGCGCGGCGCACCCGGGAGGCGAACGAGGTGATCAGGATCGCCAGGATGAAGATCAGCGCGATCTTGATGCCGTCGGGGCGTTCGATGACGTTGGTGACCAGGGTGTAGCCGAAGACCGCGGTGATCGCGCCGAAGCCGATCGCGGCGGCGCGATGGCCCCGCTGGTGCACGGCGACCGCCGAGGCGAAGGAGGCGGAGAGCATCAGGACCAGCACACCGGTCGCGTACGCGCCGCTCTGATCGTCGACGTTCGCGTTGAACCACAGCGTGATGAGGACCGCGGCCGCCATGAAGACGAGCACGAGGGGGCGGACGGCGCGCGTCCACTCGGGGGCCATGCCGTAGCGCGGCAGATAGCGCGGCACGAGGTTGAGGAGACCGGCGAGCGCGGAGGCACCCGCGAACCAGAGGATCGCGATGGTCGAGAGGTCGTAGACCGTGCCGAACGCCTCGCCCAGGTGCTGGTGGGCCAGGTAGGCGAGGGCACGGCCGTTCGCGGAGCCGCCGCTCTTGAACTCGTCCTGCGGGATCAGGATCGTCGTCGCCAGGCTGGACAGCAGCAGGAAGCCGCTCATGATCACGGCGGCCGTGGTGAGCAGCCTGCGGGTCTCGCGGATCCGGCCCGTCGGCTTCTCGTACGTGTCCGTCGGGTCGCCCTCGACCTGCGGCATCACCGCCACGCCCGTCTCGAAGCCGGACATGCCGAGCGCCAGCTTCGGGAAGACGAGGAGCGCCACGCCGATCATGGCGAGCGGCGAGGAGTGTTCGGCCGTCATCGCGTCGGTCCAGTCGCCGATCTTGA is a window of Streptomyces mirabilis DNA encoding:
- a CDS encoding response regulator; protein product: MTIRVLLADDQALLRATFRILIDSCSDMEVVDEAADGRAAVSLARTHRPDVVLMDIRMPGADGLTATATICADPGLSTTRVLILTTFETDEDVARSLRAGASGFLGKDVTADELLSGIRTVAAGDALLSPRATHTLVTRFLASPAPSAQPALPGQLAALTAREREVTALAAEGKSNAEIAQELVVSPLTIRTHVHRAMTKLHARDRAQLVVIAYQCGLVQVSRPPE
- a CDS encoding acyl-CoA dehydrogenase family protein — protein: MDLDFTDDQTALRDTLRTFFEKESSTAAVRAAEPLGFDAALWRKVVDLGLAAIAVPEHLGGGGAGFVELAIAAECLGQSLAPVPLIEAAVANDLIASLSDGGSSPDAGSSSSGEPDARLESLTARAVAGEFLATLALRPAPGDLARLVPAGAVADLVAVLRGDELLLLQQPDRGPATPGGAVHNLGALPLADCRIDTEDALVLARGPAAVRAYRRALSRWELLTGAALFGLGSKSLAIGVDYVMQRKAFGVLIGTFQTIQHRLADNAIALDGARLLAYEAAWAQDENLPTADTSATMAFLFAAETAFKTTSEVLHFHGGYGYTLEYDIQLYFRRAKAWSLVAGDSRAAYARLAHRVFGAAQAPAERAG
- a CDS encoding acyl-CoA dehydrogenase family protein, giving the protein MDFREFDELASHREAACAWVEAHTRPEWVEEQRRTGTHQTAELHALLARDGILAADWAPEYGGSEVDPGFARAVFDELGRMGLASDGWSTTSMVLRTIEHVGTEEQKREYIPAALRGERLIALGYSEPDSGSDVAAAKTTAVRDGDEWVINGQKMFTSTAQLCSHVFVLARTNPDAPKHKGLSMFLVPTDNAGYDIQPIHTLGGQRTNATFYAGVRVPDSARLGGVDGGWGVMHVALVHERSASSPGSDGGSLVRDLAAWARTARRSDGTTVLDDPLAAERIGRMAVDEEVTRLLALRNRWRAQKGDLPGVEGSMWKLFATEAAQRHSSDILDILGAEGVLAPEAAGAPADGRFEEGFRAAVVGTIYGGTSEILREIIAERHLRLPRNR
- a CDS encoding SixA phosphatase family protein, with translation MIARAGAGPLRRLVVLRHAKSAWPTGVADHERPLAPRGRRDAPAAGRALAEADCLPDLALCSTAVRARQTWELAARQWGTPPPVRFDRRLYGAEVPELLAALHEVPDRIGTLLLIGHNPGLEELVLELAGDSLDDALDDVRTKFPTSATAVLAWHGDSWDALAPGTALLTGMTVPRGKKKN
- a CDS encoding amino acid transporter yields the protein MTGTQVDSSDSAEPLEREPSAAAPRWRAWLLEGLSEQSAKHPGPHATPDAEHQGHKWWRVMCLTGVDYFSTLGYQPGIAALAAGLLSPLATLVLIALTLLGALPVYRRVAKESPHGEGSIAMLERLLPWWAGKIFVLVLLGFAATDFLITITLSGADASAHVVENPFAPHWMHGGNTWITLLLIAALGAVFLKGFKEAIGIAVALVATYLTLNVVVLAVSAWQVLSHPVKIGDWTDAMTAEHSSPLAMIGVALLVFPKLALGMSGFETGVAVMPQVEGDPTDTYEKPTGRIRETRRLLTTAAVIMSGFLLLSSLATTILIPQDEFKSGGSANGRALAYLAHQHLGEAFGTVYDLSTIAILWFAGASALAGLLNLVPRYLPRYGMAPEWTRAVRPLVLVFMAAAVLITLWFNANVDDQSGAYATGVLVLMLSASFASAVAVHQRGHRAAAIGFGAITAVFGYTLVTNVIERPDGIKIALIFILAILITSFASRVRRAFELRAAEVTFDEAAARFIDEAAASGPLRLIANEPHEHSTREYRAKEYSQREQTHIPDGRPVLFLEVFVTDSSDFTADLTVHGDEKHGVRRLRVEGATVPNTIAAVMMRLRDRTGQVPHAYFNWTEGNPLSHLVRFLVFGDGEVAPVTREVLRRAEPDPERRPRIHVG